A single region of the Candidatus Protochlamydia amoebophila UWE25 genome encodes:
- a CDS encoding glycosyltransferase family protein: protein MNLKKVYLFSSITTQYGVLNYFLKELNNALNRQGIICRIIEAKKDDPRSFLEELLNDPPDCTLSFNGLLPDEEGHFLADMIKIPHVAYLTDAPHHFFSLAKSSYTIIGCIDRNFCQTFRDFKVPHVLFLPHAVSKTSAPSFAHKPIYDVLMLNSFIDYEAIRQEWKEKYPSELIQVLEEAAELTLNEQQISYMQALIQTLDQHLRAGKAIDPRQINFELLLDDLEVYVGGKSRVELIQAIDGATVHIFGSQPHIGGWKKYLGQKDNVKIHAPVPFSEALELMKQSKILLNCTPEIKQGAHERIFSGLASGAAVLTLDTPYIREQFVDEENILMFGPRKWKELNQKIRTYLSDDEKRNRIASKGREKIMQDHTWDQRAITLIQELPSMLEKIRSQNPE from the coding sequence ATGAATTTAAAAAAAGTCTATCTTTTTTCTTCAATCACGACGCAATACGGAGTGTTAAATTATTTTTTAAAAGAACTTAATAATGCCTTAAATAGACAAGGTATTATTTGCCGGATTATTGAGGCTAAAAAAGATGATCCTCGTTCTTTTTTAGAAGAATTATTAAATGATCCTCCCGATTGTACTTTATCTTTTAATGGATTGTTACCTGATGAAGAAGGACATTTTTTAGCAGATATGATCAAAATTCCTCACGTTGCTTATTTAACCGATGCTCCTCATCATTTTTTTTCTTTAGCTAAAAGTTCTTACACTATTATTGGTTGTATTGATCGCAATTTTTGTCAAACATTTCGAGATTTTAAAGTTCCGCATGTTCTTTTTTTGCCTCATGCAGTGAGTAAAACGTCAGCCCCCTCTTTTGCACATAAGCCAATTTACGATGTTTTAATGCTAAATTCTTTTATTGATTATGAGGCCATACGTCAAGAGTGGAAGGAAAAATATCCTTCAGAACTTATTCAGGTATTAGAAGAGGCGGCGGAGTTAACACTCAATGAGCAACAGATATCCTATATGCAGGCCTTAATTCAAACTTTAGATCAACATTTGCGAGCAGGTAAAGCTATTGATCCAAGGCAAATTAATTTTGAATTACTTTTAGATGATTTAGAGGTATACGTTGGAGGAAAAAGTCGTGTAGAACTTATCCAAGCTATTGATGGGGCAACTGTTCATATTTTCGGATCTCAACCACACATCGGAGGCTGGAAGAAATACCTAGGTCAAAAAGATAATGTTAAAATTCACGCTCCTGTTCCTTTTAGTGAAGCTCTTGAATTAATGAAGCAATCTAAAATTCTTTTAAATTGTACCCCAGAAATCAAACAAGGTGCTCATGAAAGAATTTTTAGTGGTCTTGCGAGCGGAGCCGCTGTGTTGACTTTAGATACTCCTTATATTCGAGAACAATTTGTTGATGAAGAAAATATTTTAATGTTTGGCCCTCGAAAATGGAAAGAACTTAATCAAAAAATTCGCACTTATTTATCCGATGATGAAAAGAGAAATCGAATCGCAAGTAAGGGACGTGAAAAAATTATGCAAGATCATACGTGGGACCAACGTGCGATCACTTTAATTCAAGAATTACCTTCTATGTTAGAAAAAATACGCTCTCAAAATCCTGAATAG
- a CDS encoding bifunctional ADP-dependent NAD(P)H-hydrate dehydratase/NAD(P)H-hydrate epimerase, whose amino-acid sequence MQVLSAQAVSELEKSAIKQGFSALDFMEKAGYGIALAIKEFILKHPLINHIVLLCGKGNNGGDAYVAGCYLLNYGYSVSSIQLESLENCSELCKKNALRFENLGGTISQQIQFDSNQLLIDGLFGTGFKGKIQELYTKLIEKANQSHAPILSIDIPSGLNGSTGEINGLAIRANETICLGFPKTGFFLQQGWNVVGQLKFVDFGLPLNVFSKENASFVLLTKSFIKNLLPKLVRNRHKYQAGYVMGLAGSRSMPGAALLSSLAALRAGSGMVHLLYPEDMRCELNNSPYELIKTPYALGDTQKVLQELQKAKAIFVGPGLGLTQPIDHLLRSCLPHLNASCVLDADALTLYTKTPFLLPKRTIFTPHTGEMQKLLQETSHLILNENILKKCQQYAEQHDITLILKGAPTFIFHPNQPIYVNPTGNCGMATAGSGDVLTGIIASFLSQGLESHQAALLGVFLHGLAGDIAKSKRLTERGMIASDLIDHLNLAYHALEQSV is encoded by the coding sequence ATGCAAGTCTTATCAGCCCAAGCGGTATCGGAATTAGAAAAATCAGCTATTAAGCAGGGTTTTAGTGCATTAGATTTTATGGAAAAAGCTGGATATGGGATTGCACTCGCCATTAAAGAATTTATTCTTAAACATCCTCTCATCAATCACATTGTACTTCTTTGTGGGAAAGGCAATAATGGCGGAGATGCCTACGTAGCAGGTTGTTATTTATTAAATTATGGATATAGTGTCTCATCTATTCAATTAGAATCTTTAGAAAATTGTTCTGAACTCTGTAAAAAAAATGCGCTGCGTTTTGAAAACCTTGGCGGAACGATTTCTCAGCAGATCCAATTTGACTCAAACCAGCTTCTAATCGACGGTTTATTTGGAACAGGATTCAAAGGAAAAATTCAAGAGCTTTATACAAAATTAATTGAAAAAGCCAATCAAAGTCATGCTCCTATTTTATCAATTGATATTCCTTCAGGATTGAATGGATCCACAGGAGAAATAAATGGTTTAGCCATTCGAGCGAATGAAACAATATGTCTTGGCTTCCCCAAAACAGGATTTTTTTTACAACAAGGTTGGAATGTAGTTGGTCAATTAAAATTCGTAGATTTTGGTTTGCCACTCAACGTATTTTCAAAAGAAAATGCTAGTTTTGTTTTATTAACAAAGTCTTTCATTAAAAATTTATTACCCAAACTTGTACGTAATCGGCATAAATATCAAGCTGGTTACGTCATGGGTTTAGCAGGTTCGCGCTCTATGCCTGGCGCCGCATTGCTGTCTTCTTTAGCTGCCTTAAGAGCTGGAAGTGGTATGGTACATCTGTTATATCCTGAAGACATGCGATGTGAATTAAATAATAGTCCTTATGAGTTAATTAAAACGCCTTATGCATTGGGAGACACTCAAAAAGTTTTACAGGAACTTCAAAAAGCTAAGGCCATTTTTGTCGGACCGGGTCTTGGTCTTACACAACCCATCGATCATTTACTAAGGAGTTGTTTACCTCATTTAAACGCTTCTTGTGTTCTAGATGCTGACGCTCTGACTTTATACACAAAAACTCCCTTTTTACTTCCGAAACGAACTATTTTTACTCCGCATACGGGAGAAATGCAAAAGTTACTACAAGAAACCTCTCACCTGATATTAAACGAAAACATCCTTAAAAAATGTCAGCAATATGCAGAGCAACATGACATCACTCTCATTTTAAAGGGAGCTCCAACATTTATTTTTCATCCTAATCAACCGATTTATGTTAACCCAACAGGCAATTGTGGAATGGCAACGGCTGGAAGTGGGGATGTCTTAACAGGAATTATCGCTTCTTTTCTTTCTCAAGGCTTGGAAAGCCATCAAGCAGCCCTTTTAGGAGTGTTTTTACATGGCTTAGCTGGTGATATAGCTAAAAGCAAAAGACTGACAGAAAGAGGAATGATTGCCTCTGATTTAATTGATCATTTGAATCTGGCTTATCATGCCCTTGAACAATCAGTTTAA
- the mutY gene encoding A/G-specific adenine glycosylase, with protein sequence MSSSFPNEKLKKWFLSSKRDLPWRQNPTPYAVWISEVMLQQTQVAVVIPYFNRWMQAFPSIEALAIASLEEVIKAWEGLGYYSRARHLHQGAQYLVEHCQGELPADEKELKKIKGLGPYTIGAILSFAFHQKKAAVDGNVLRVLARYFQIEEDIAKTSTIKKLRDFAESILPDEESWISSEALIELGATICSRKAICQECPLKSNCQSYLHGLSDKLPIKTKAIKTQYLYRAVAIVKCGDYFLVKKGKKGEIMSDLYEFPFFEVSQEGITFKELQENIKLHWNLTVHLLQSLSSIEHGFTRYQARLDPCVFNCLEMSPVKDLEWLDTKSLKQKAFSSGHRRIFQSLLSLDID encoded by the coding sequence ATGTCTTCTTCTTTCCCTAATGAAAAATTAAAAAAATGGTTCCTGTCTTCAAAAAGAGATCTACCTTGGAGACAAAATCCAACACCTTATGCAGTTTGGATTTCTGAGGTCATGCTGCAGCAAACGCAAGTTGCCGTTGTCATTCCCTATTTTAATCGTTGGATGCAAGCATTTCCCTCTATTGAAGCTTTAGCTATAGCATCTTTAGAAGAAGTAATTAAAGCTTGGGAAGGGCTTGGATATTACTCGCGAGCGCGTCATTTACATCAAGGAGCTCAATATTTAGTTGAACATTGCCAAGGTGAACTTCCAGCAGATGAAAAGGAATTAAAAAAAATTAAAGGACTAGGACCTTATACTATTGGAGCTATCTTAAGTTTTGCTTTTCATCAAAAAAAAGCAGCTGTTGATGGAAATGTTTTACGTGTTTTAGCTAGATATTTTCAAATTGAAGAAGATATCGCGAAAACTTCCACGATAAAAAAATTGCGGGATTTTGCAGAATCTATTTTGCCAGATGAAGAGTCTTGGATATCTTCTGAGGCTTTAATTGAATTGGGAGCGACAATTTGTAGCCGTAAAGCGATATGTCAGGAATGTCCATTAAAAAGTAATTGTCAAAGTTATTTGCATGGATTAAGCGATAAACTTCCTATTAAAACGAAGGCAATTAAAACACAATATTTGTATAGAGCTGTTGCGATAGTGAAATGTGGGGATTATTTTTTAGTAAAAAAAGGAAAAAAAGGAGAAATTATGTCCGATCTTTACGAGTTTCCCTTTTTTGAAGTCTCTCAAGAGGGAATTACATTTAAAGAATTACAAGAAAATATCAAGTTGCATTGGAATTTAACTGTACATCTTTTGCAATCACTATCCTCTATTGAACACGGCTTTACTCGTTATCAAGCGAGGTTAGACCCTTGTGTTTTCAATTGTCTAGAAATGTCTCCTGTAAAAGATCTGGAATGGCTAGATACGAAGTCTCTTAAGCAGAAAGCTTTTTCTTCAGGTCACCGTCGCATTTTTCAGAGCCTTCTTTCTTTAGATATCGATTAA
- a CDS encoding glycosyltransferase family 2 protein, protein MTSSFPISVTILTKNSQKYLREVLQALEDFDEVVICDTGSQDETVSLAKQFTNVAIYHEPFKGFGPTHNTASNLAKNDWILSIDSDEVVTRELAIEISELQLKSKHVYSFPRRNEYRGKWIKGCGWSPDRQIRLYNKQETHFTNVQVHEAIIATELTHVHLQSPLKHYSYDQISDFLSKMQSYSTLFAEQYKGRKSSSFVKALSHGLFSFFKSYIIKRGFLDGQEGFEISFYNGSTAFYKYLKLAEINRYLKKEGSEKCDGDLKKKLSA, encoded by the coding sequence ATGACCTCTTCTTTTCCCATTAGTGTCACTATTTTAACAAAAAATAGCCAAAAATATCTAAGAGAAGTCCTACAAGCTTTGGAAGATTTTGATGAGGTTGTAATCTGTGATACAGGGTCGCAAGATGAAACTGTTTCGCTTGCTAAACAGTTTACAAATGTCGCAATTTATCATGAACCATTTAAAGGTTTTGGACCTACGCATAATACAGCTTCAAACCTAGCTAAAAATGATTGGATTTTATCAATAGATAGTGATGAAGTTGTCACAAGAGAGTTAGCGATTGAAATTTCCGAATTACAGCTAAAATCCAAACATGTGTATTCGTTTCCCAGACGCAATGAATATCGAGGAAAATGGATTAAAGGGTGTGGATGGAGCCCAGATAGGCAAATTCGACTTTACAATAAACAAGAAACACATTTTACTAATGTTCAAGTCCATGAAGCCATTATCGCAACAGAGCTGACTCACGTTCATCTTCAATCTCCTTTGAAACACTACTCATATGATCAAATATCTGACTTTCTCTCTAAAATGCAATCCTATTCTACTTTGTTTGCAGAACAATATAAAGGACGCAAATCTTCTTCATTTGTGAAAGCCTTATCACACGGACTTTTTTCGTTTTTTAAAAGCTATATTATTAAAAGAGGCTTTTTAGATGGGCAGGAGGGATTCGAAATCAGTTTTTATAATGGCTCAACAGCCTTTTATAAATATTTAAAACTTGCTGAAATTAATCGATATCTAAAGAAAGAAGGCTCTGAAAAATGCGACGGTGACCTGAAGAAAAAGCTTTCTGCTTAA
- a CDS encoding NYN domain-containing protein, whose protein sequence is MHYYIDGYNFLFRLVHAYENLQSSREQFILDLDKKISILKIDVSIVFDGTFQEGEGTRSHFNNVEILFTAQGETADEFILDALKYSSQPQQEIIITSDKKLAKLARNKQAQTESVENFIQWLNKAYKNKLKKLTNRSKFFNPVTTPKTSIPSNPSNPKVDQKIEGSTDYYQQIFENEYQKLLKKEPALDKKTPSKSRKPKEKEDPFPKIPPLAIDAPTQMERWEKVFEARLKHFSYQDVEKS, encoded by the coding sequence ATGCATTATTATATTGATGGATACAATTTCCTTTTTAGATTAGTTCATGCTTATGAGAATTTGCAAAGTTCTCGAGAGCAATTTATTTTAGATTTAGATAAAAAAATTTCTATACTCAAAATAGATGTTTCAATTGTGTTTGATGGAACTTTTCAAGAAGGAGAAGGAACGCGTTCCCACTTCAATAACGTTGAAATTTTATTCACCGCCCAGGGAGAAACAGCAGATGAATTTATTTTAGATGCTCTTAAATATTCTTCTCAACCTCAACAAGAAATTATCATTACTTCAGATAAAAAACTGGCAAAGTTAGCCCGAAATAAACAGGCTCAAACAGAAAGCGTAGAAAATTTTATTCAATGGTTAAATAAAGCTTATAAAAATAAACTAAAGAAACTGACAAATCGCTCTAAATTTTTTAATCCAGTTACTACTCCAAAAACTTCAATTCCTTCTAATCCTTCTAATCCTAAAGTCGATCAAAAAATTGAAGGTTCAACTGATTATTATCAGCAAATTTTTGAAAACGAGTATCAAAAACTTCTAAAAAAAGAACCGGCATTGGACAAAAAAACGCCTTCAAAATCCAGAAAGCCTAAAGAAAAAGAAGACCCTTTCCCCAAAATTCCACCCCTTGCTATTGATGCTCCAACTCAAATGGAGCGATGGGAAAAAGTTTTCGAAGCAAGATTAAAACATTTTTCATATCAAGACGTCGAAAAATCCTAA
- a CDS encoding NAD(P)H-dependent glycerol-3-phosphate dehydrogenase: MKKIGYLGLGAWGYCLASLLASKGHKVVCWTTKPELAKHLTDTREHPLLAGHLSKGEMTFTTDMSEALKDVDMIVESVTSAGLRSVFEQVRSLGLPNCPIVITSKGIEQDTGMILPEVVIEVLGEEFRSLIGFLSGPSFAQEVIRELPTSVVGTGYTVEVIQEICETFMTPTFRVYPNTDILGVAFGGALKNIIGIACGISDGLALGCSSKAALMTRGLHEIRKLSVACGCKAETLNGLAGMGDLCVTCSSPISRNFRFGTLLAQGLSTEQARNRIGMVVEGAYTCVSALQLSKQHKIIMPISEAVYNIIQGTIKPIEAVSALMKRTIKEEHL, translated from the coding sequence ATGAAAAAAATTGGCTACCTTGGATTAGGGGCTTGGGGTTATTGCCTAGCTTCTTTACTAGCTTCAAAGGGGCATAAAGTTGTCTGTTGGACAACAAAACCTGAATTAGCAAAACATCTAACGGATACGAGAGAACATCCTCTTTTAGCAGGTCATCTATCAAAAGGAGAAATGACTTTCACAACAGATATGTCTGAAGCTTTAAAAGATGTGGATATGATTGTTGAATCAGTCACCTCTGCAGGTTTACGCTCTGTATTTGAACAAGTACGCTCTTTAGGATTACCTAATTGCCCTATTGTCATTACTTCCAAAGGGATTGAGCAAGATACAGGAATGATCCTACCAGAAGTCGTTATTGAAGTTTTAGGTGAAGAGTTTAGATCATTGATAGGTTTTTTAAGCGGTCCTAGTTTTGCACAAGAAGTCATTCGTGAACTCCCAACTTCTGTCGTTGGAACGGGTTACACGGTCGAAGTCATCCAAGAGATTTGTGAAACATTTATGACCCCTACTTTTCGAGTCTATCCTAACACTGATATTTTAGGAGTCGCATTTGGAGGAGCTTTAAAAAATATTATTGGCATTGCTTGTGGGATTTCCGATGGCCTAGCATTGGGATGCAGCTCCAAAGCAGCTTTAATGACGCGAGGTCTGCACGAAATTCGAAAATTATCCGTTGCATGTGGTTGTAAAGCAGAAACATTAAATGGGCTAGCAGGAATGGGTGATTTATGTGTGACTTGTAGTTCGCCTATTAGTCGCAATTTTCGTTTTGGTACACTTTTAGCCCAAGGGCTATCCACAGAACAAGCAAGAAATCGAATTGGTATGGTTGTAGAAGGAGCTTATACGTGTGTTTCAGCATTGCAATTAAGTAAACAACATAAAATTATCATGCCAATTTCTGAAGCCGTTTATAATATTATTCAAGGGACTATTAAACCTATTGAAGCTGTGAGTGCATTAATGAAAAGAACGATCAAAGAAGAGCATTTATAA
- the rdgB gene encoding RdgB/HAM1 family non-canonical purine NTP pyrophosphatase, translating to MEILLATTNLHKIREFKEMCKAFAHLEILSLHQFPAYMCPEEVGTNFKENAISKAEHAAKHLNRWVLADDSGLVVPRLSGKPGIYSRRFAGLEATDEENRKKLLLEMRQLINKEDRTAYYECCLALSSPTGLQKCVQGICEGFILNEARGRNGFGYDSLFVKNDYEKSFAEIDEAVKNRISHRRKAFERLSAFLENLRD from the coding sequence ATGGAAATTCTTCTGGCAACTACTAATTTGCATAAAATTCGTGAATTTAAAGAAATGTGCAAAGCTTTTGCTCATCTAGAAATTTTATCTCTTCATCAATTTCCAGCTTACATGTGTCCAGAAGAAGTGGGAACTAATTTTAAAGAAAACGCTATTTCTAAAGCGGAACATGCAGCTAAACACCTCAATAGATGGGTTCTTGCTGATGATTCTGGTTTAGTTGTTCCCCGGTTAAGCGGAAAACCAGGTATTTATTCTCGTCGGTTTGCTGGATTAGAGGCAACTGATGAAGAAAATCGTAAAAAACTTCTTTTAGAAATGAGACAACTAATAAATAAAGAAGATCGTACAGCTTATTATGAATGTTGTTTAGCGCTGTCTTCTCCAACTGGTTTACAAAAGTGCGTTCAGGGAATTTGTGAAGGGTTTATTCTCAATGAAGCTAGAGGACGGAATGGATTTGGATATGACTCGTTATTTGTAAAAAACGATTACGAAAAATCTTTTGCCGAGATCGACGAAGCCGTTAAAAACCGTATTTCTCATAGAAGAAAAGCTTTTGAACGACTCTCTGCATTTTTAGAAAATCTTCGGGATTAA
- a CDS encoding peroxiredoxin: MNLPVSVRQQVPSFKAFDEQNQLFSSTNLLGQIYVLYFYPKDDTPGCTLQACQFRDIKTSFEKFETRIIGISPDSLKSHEKFSHKYQLNFTLLSDSSHEMCDLFGVWQEKKIFGKTKMGVIRSTFIVDAKGLIRWIESPAQVDGHAERVLKAIQILKNGEMI; the protein is encoded by the coding sequence ATGAATCTTCCCGTTTCAGTCCGGCAACAAGTGCCTTCATTCAAAGCATTTGATGAACAAAATCAACTCTTTTCTTCAACTAATTTATTGGGGCAAATTTATGTTCTATATTTTTATCCCAAAGATGATACCCCTGGCTGTACGTTGCAAGCTTGCCAATTTAGAGATATCAAAACTTCTTTCGAAAAATTTGAAACACGTATTATTGGAATTAGCCCCGATTCCTTAAAATCACATGAAAAATTTAGTCACAAGTATCAACTCAATTTTACTTTACTGAGCGATTCTTCCCATGAAATGTGTGACTTATTTGGAGTTTGGCAAGAAAAAAAAATCTTTGGTAAAACAAAAATGGGAGTTATACGATCTACTTTCATCGTAGATGCTAAAGGTTTAATAAGATGGATTGAAAGTCCTGCTCAAGTTGATGGACATGCTGAACGTGTTTTAAAGGCAATTCAAATATTAAAGAATGGTGAAATGATATGA
- a CDS encoding NAD-dependent epimerase, producing MGKQIFITGIAGFIGFHLAQKLAKRGDRIIGYDNFNPYYDTQLKRDRALKLSKLGIEIIEGDIQNYEKLQNSILLHQTTHLIHLAAQAGVRYSLQEPATYLKTNVDGFLNILEICRSHPHLKLIYASSSSVYGLNTKVPFSLEDRTDQQASLYGVTKKTNELMAKTYHHLFGISSIGLRFFTVYGPWGRPDMAYFSFANAIVQGKPIEIFNEGKMQRDFTYVDDIVEGTIGAIDTEISLGVFNLGNHRPVELLYFVLLLEKELGIEAHKIWLPMQSGDVVATFADIQESTKQLGFQPKISIEEGLCRFVKWYKNYYNL from the coding sequence ATGGGAAAACAAATTTTTATTACAGGAATAGCCGGATTCATTGGCTTTCACCTCGCGCAAAAACTTGCAAAAAGAGGAGATCGTATCATTGGATATGATAATTTTAATCCTTATTATGATACCCAGTTAAAACGCGATCGAGCATTAAAGTTATCAAAATTGGGCATTGAAATTATTGAAGGGGATATTCAAAACTATGAAAAGCTGCAAAATAGTATCCTATTGCATCAAACGACCCATTTGATCCACTTAGCTGCACAAGCCGGTGTTCGTTATTCATTACAAGAACCGGCCACTTATCTTAAAACCAATGTAGATGGATTTTTAAATATTCTAGAAATTTGCCGCTCTCATCCCCATTTAAAATTAATTTACGCATCCTCGTCTTCCGTTTATGGCCTAAATACGAAAGTTCCTTTCTCTTTAGAAGATCGTACCGATCAACAAGCAAGCTTATACGGAGTGACTAAGAAAACTAATGAATTAATGGCTAAAACTTATCATCATCTATTTGGAATCTCTTCAATTGGGCTACGTTTTTTTACAGTTTATGGGCCTTGGGGTAGGCCAGATATGGCTTATTTCTCGTTTGCAAACGCCATTGTTCAAGGAAAACCTATTGAAATTTTTAATGAAGGTAAAATGCAAAGAGATTTCACGTATGTGGATGATATTGTGGAAGGAACCATCGGAGCCATAGATACTGAAATTTCATTAGGCGTTTTTAACTTAGGTAATCACAGACCAGTTGAATTATTATATTTTGTGTTATTGTTAGAAAAAGAGCTGGGGATTGAAGCTCATAAAATATGGCTGCCCATGCAGTCTGGTGACGTTGTTGCTACCTTTGCTGATATCCAGGAAAGCACGAAACAACTTGGCTTTCAACCTAAAATTTCTATTGAAGAAGGCCTTTGTAGATTTGTGAAATGGTATAAAAACTACTATAATTTATAA
- a CDS encoding GreA/GreB family elongation factor, producing the protein MTQINNRDFHKFLVLWEEYCTSDTVDFEEFSQLLKAIKSSDLSKHFGQIIETALPLWKTITDPEQSYEILRLLIDIQTTNHPTLIDLTLETLQKYHGNHPKFQERLKLAGLRDKDQFQGAISKYDLISHLAKGNMVFHNAGWGTGEIMDVSFVREHLVIEFENISGRKDLSFANALKTLVPLSPKHFLARRFADPDSLEKEGRDNPVKLIKLLLHDIGPKTAAEIKDELCVLVIPEKDWTKWWQGARAKIKKDPMIETPDHLREPFLLRKAELSTEERLKNAMHNKTEVDQIIQTTYTFVRDTANALKNTDTKKSLQTKLTDLLELPDLSEVQLLQIHLLLEQFFVNKSSTEEICKLIQSTKKIESLIQDIDIVAFKKRALVYVKEQRSDWPSLFLTLLFELPQAQLRDYLLKELNQGLTTKPALESKLQELIDNPSLSPELFVWYFQKLLSKEENLPFQSKLGLGQFFESFFILFSALENRPEYRDLSKKMYSMLSGKRYALVRELLQGTSLEYTKEILLLASKCQSLTDHDMTILRSLAGVVHPSLASSKPRKGQAKTDDEEIWTTEEGYLKIQDRIRQIGTVEVVENAREIEAARALGDLRENSEFKFAQERRARLQSELKTLSEQFGRARIITPDDILTDEVGIGSVIDLIDSQGQKIRYSILGPWDADPEKNILSLNSKFAQAMIGKKIGDQFQFKDETFKVLSLHSYLRS; encoded by the coding sequence TTGACGCAAATCAATAATCGGGATTTTCATAAATTTCTCGTTTTATGGGAGGAATATTGCACAAGTGATACGGTAGATTTCGAAGAATTTAGCCAACTTTTAAAAGCAATTAAATCATCCGATTTAAGCAAACACTTTGGACAAATAATCGAAACAGCCCTCCCTCTTTGGAAAACAATAACTGACCCTGAGCAATCTTACGAAATTTTGCGATTACTCATTGACATACAAACTACCAACCATCCCACTTTAATAGATTTAACATTAGAAACCCTTCAAAAATATCATGGTAATCATCCTAAATTTCAAGAGAGATTAAAACTTGCTGGATTAAGAGACAAAGATCAATTCCAGGGGGCCATTTCTAAATATGATTTAATTAGTCACTTAGCAAAAGGTAATATGGTTTTCCATAATGCTGGCTGGGGAACAGGAGAAATCATGGATGTCTCTTTTGTTCGGGAGCATTTGGTCATTGAATTCGAAAATATTTCAGGACGTAAAGACCTCTCTTTTGCTAATGCACTTAAAACCCTAGTTCCTTTATCCCCTAAACATTTTTTAGCAAGACGTTTTGCTGACCCCGACAGTTTAGAAAAAGAAGGACGTGATAATCCTGTTAAACTTATTAAACTTCTTCTTCATGATATTGGGCCAAAGACGGCAGCAGAAATAAAAGATGAACTTTGCGTACTTGTTATCCCAGAAAAAGATTGGACAAAATGGTGGCAAGGAGCCCGTGCAAAAATTAAAAAAGACCCTATGATCGAAACCCCTGATCATTTAAGAGAACCTTTCTTGCTAAGAAAAGCTGAGTTATCCACGGAAGAACGTCTTAAAAATGCTATGCACAATAAAACAGAAGTAGATCAAATTATTCAAACTACCTATACTTTTGTGCGTGATACAGCCAATGCTTTAAAAAATACAGACACAAAAAAATCTTTGCAAACAAAACTAACAGATCTTTTAGAGCTTCCCGATCTAAGTGAAGTACAATTGTTACAAATTCATTTATTGCTTGAACAGTTTTTTGTTAATAAATCATCTACAGAAGAAATTTGTAAATTGATACAAAGCACTAAAAAAATTGAATCCCTTATCCAAGATATTGACATTGTTGCCTTTAAAAAACGTGCATTAGTTTATGTTAAAGAACAAAGATCGGATTGGCCCTCACTTTTCTTAACTTTACTTTTCGAATTACCCCAAGCTCAATTACGAGATTATTTATTAAAAGAATTAAATCAAGGTCTCACTACTAAACCAGCCTTAGAATCTAAACTCCAAGAATTGATTGATAATCCGAGCCTATCGCCAGAATTGTTTGTTTGGTATTTCCAGAAACTTCTAAGCAAAGAAGAAAATTTACCCTTTCAATCAAAGTTAGGGCTTGGCCAATTTTTTGAATCTTTCTTTATTCTGTTTAGTGCTCTAGAAAACCGACCTGAATATAGAGATCTTTCTAAAAAAATGTATTCCATGTTATCAGGGAAACGATACGCGCTTGTACGGGAACTTTTACAAGGTACAAGCTTAGAATATACGAAAGAGATTTTACTTTTAGCTTCTAAATGTCAGTCTTTAACAGATCATGATATGACAATTTTACGCTCTTTAGCAGGTGTTGTTCATCCTTCCCTCGCTTCTTCCAAACCACGCAAAGGACAAGCAAAAACAGATGATGAAGAAATTTGGACTACAGAAGAGGGATACTTAAAAATTCAAGATAGAATTCGTCAAATCGGAACAGTTGAAGTTGTAGAAAATGCGCGAGAAATTGAAGCCGCTCGAGCTCTGGGAGATTTACGCGAAAACTCTGAATTTAAATTTGCTCAAGAACGCCGCGCTAGATTACAATCAGAGTTAAAAACACTATCGGAACAATTCGGACGTGCTCGAATTATCACTCCTGATGATATTCTTACTGATGAAGTAGGAATTGGTAGTGTCATTGATTTAATTGATAGTCAAGGACAAAAAATTAGATATTCAATTTTAGGGCCTTGGGACGCAGATCCGGAAAAAAATATACTTTCTCTCAATTCAAAATTTGCACAAGCAATGATAGGAAAAAAAATTGGGGATCAGTTTCAATTTAAAGATGAAACTTTCAAAGTTTTAAGCTTACATAGTTATTTAAGGTCTTAA